In the Pleurodeles waltl isolate 20211129_DDA chromosome 3_1, aPleWal1.hap1.20221129, whole genome shotgun sequence genome, TTCTTTATGCCAGCGGCAAGTTCGCCCAGTTTATTGAAAAGCTCCCTCTGAATAAACCCTTGAGGGAGAAGTCCCCCGTAGGCACTGAAGTCCATGGACACCGCCAGTGACGGCGGCATATGGAGAGCGGTTGCCATTGAGGATGGCATGTTGATCATAGAGTCTGTTTTGTGATTGGGTAAGACGGAATAGAGACTCAATTGTTTCTCACTTTGAGAAAAAGAATGCTCTGGACCAACCAAAAACCCTTGGCCTGACTCAGGGGGCTGGTCAGGTGCATTCTCATCTCGACCAATATTGAGGTCACGGGCACTGGTGATCACACTACTACGGGTGGGGGTGCCTGGAGCTTCCTTGTTTTTTTCATCAGACTTGTCTCCATTAGGTGTGCTGGGTTCTGCATTTGGGCTTCCTTGGTTAGAAGAAGCTTCATCCACCTGCATAGCTTCGAGTTTCGTATCTGAAAGTCCTAGAGGCTGGTTGTTTGAGTGCAAGTCTGCTGCGCTTGACTGTAAAGCTCCTTGGAGTAAAGTCTGTCCAATGGACATCAAACTGTCCACTGCAGCCTTGGTAGGGCTCATGGCTGAAAGTCCAAAAGAAGTCGAAACAGAGGGGCTTTGCTCTACCAGAGAATTTGATAAACTCTGATTGGCTAAGGTGGCATAGCCACTCTCTTCACTGGAATGCTTTGAGATCAGCATGTTCTTGATCAACCTTGCCTTTCggtcctcctcctcttctgttccaCCATCTGCCATACTGACTTCAGTGTCATTGTCGTCAGAAGCCTGAATGGtctccaagatcttcaggcattGCTCTTCCAAGTATTCAATTTCTAGGATCTCTGCTGCATACAGAAGATCGTCCAGATCTTCCACTTTGGCTTGGAGTGTTGCTGTGTAGGCATACTCCAGAATCTGCTGAAAGGTCTTGGATGAGAGGAAGTCTAAGGTGTAATGTTGGCTGTTGCGGTGAAAGAGGATCTCAAACATTTTACTAGTGCAAGCCAAAACAGTCCGATGGGCGTGAAACTCCTGGCTGTCGACCATGATGACCACATCACACAATGTCCCAGCCAACCGCATCTGGTTGGCCTTGTGAAGGAGCCCGGTGGCATGGTTGGGGTTCTGCAGCTGGATCACACCCATGTTATTCAAATCCATAACACTCCTGAGACTGAGTCATCAGGCTTTCTTTCCTGTTGTCAGTAAGGAACAGTTTCTGATGCACTGATTACCTGTCCAAAAGCAAACCACAAAAGAGAGAATGTTAAACAGGCTATGGTTCATGGACGACGATTCAATGATACAAGTTACCAGTTTTCATTCAAGGTGTGGTCAGCCTGTGCCTGCAAAAGCATTAATTTGTTATGGAAAATTGCAAACGTCTAGTATATAAACTCACTATGAAAATACAGAGGCCATGGATATTTCTCCAACAGCAGTTAACATTGGCCACCTTAAGACTAAATGCATAGACAGTCTTTTACAGTGCCTCATAAAATTTATCAAATCGTTTTTTTCTTCACCAATTATGCTGGGTGTTTTGTTGCAGGACAAACCTCAGGATTGGATGATGGATCAGATGTTGGGAAGCCATTGCACAGCTGGATGGGACACTCCGTTACAGATGGGTTACTGGCTAACCTCATCTCACTAGCCACAGTTGTGCCAAACTGATTCAGAAGACCAATTCATGGTTAGAAGATGGCCATCTGCCTTGAGATTGAACGAGGTGTATAGTCAAAGGGGAGATGAACAAGAGACCAGAATTCAAGGAGATCATCAGCTGGGAAAGAGCCATGGAGAGCACGTGGCATTGGCCAGTGCAGGGACAGCCCAAGAAAGGAAATTGATAGGTATGCATCCTCAATCAGAGCTTTAGGCAGAGTGAGAAAGGCATCCTCCAGCCAGGGCTCCAATGAGAGGGCAGGAGGGCACTGTTGGAAGTGGTACAGCTGACCAAGAACTCTTGGGCATGAGGGGTCGGGAAGAGTAGGAGACCGCTGAACTAGAAATCAATGTCACTTGGGATCCATAGTCAAGAGCCCAGGTGAGGAGGTAACTTGTGAGACCGATCACTGAGTGAGGAGTAATTTCGGGGATAGCCCCGTCTTAGTGACAAAAGGCCTTGAGAGAGGTACTTTTAGAACATGACTGACTGGCTTTGGTGTTAGTCTGGTAGGCCCCCTCTCCAGTTTACCAAAGTATGGATGTTTTACCGTGATTAGACACCATTTCAATACTGCCCACTGTGCTTAAAGAAGGAGAGCGGGATAAAAGGGAGGAATAAGGTCAGTAGAGAAGAAAAGTGGAAGAAGGGATGGAGAGAGGAGAAAGGAATGCCACAAAACAATGAATGGAGGGAACCTAGAAATGAAGTGGAGAGAAAAGAACTGCAGCAGAAAGTAataaaggaagggaaaaaaagaaataagagGAGATACAAAAGGAAAGAAGCACATGAGAAGTGGCTGAAAAGGGTGAAAGTGTGAGAGGAGAGTAAAAGGaaaaatagataagaggaaggtAGAGAAAGtgtgagaaagggagaaagaagagggATAATAGGAGAGAACGGggtaagaagagaaaaagaaatctGAGAAATGGGAAAAgagaactggaatggggtggacatTGGTGAAAAGGGGCAAAGGGAGGCAGCAGTCAGGAGAAAGAATGAAATGTGGTCCAGAACAAAATTAGTTTAAAGATTTCAGGATGAGTTAAAGAAGAGGACagcataaaatgtaaataaaagaagAAAGTGTGGAGATGAAAAAGGTTAACGAAGTGGGGAAGGGTGTCAGATGGAAATCAAAAAGAAGGAATAAAGGGAGCGATGGGAGAAGGTCAGCAATTATAGAAGAGAGAAACTTAAGATGCTATGAATGAAGGTAGCAAGAGAAGGAGCATCATGAAGGAGGCTGGGTTCAAAGGACAAGAGGAATAGGTGATAGAAGGAAAGGAAGGGCCGTGCGAGCTCTTGGGACCCCCTACCTGAGCCACAAGCCGATCAAGTGACCTCCTCATCATCAGTGTGTCCAGTGAGGACAGGATCGTCCCATCTCTAGCTCTGCTCTGAGGGCCAGAATATTATGTCAACCCCTTCCCTCCCGTAGACTCCAGGTACTGCAGCCCCATAGCATGACTTCACCTCCCGCTCCGCGGTGGGAACCACCATGAGCTGCTTGACAT is a window encoding:
- the ZBTB16 gene encoding zinc finger and BTB domain-containing protein 16 isoform X1; protein product: MDLNNMGVIQLQNPNHATGLLHKANQMRLAGTLCDVVIMVDSQEFHAHRTVLACTSKMFEILFHRNSQHYTLDFLSSKTFQQILEYAYTATLQAKVEDLDDLLYAAEILEIEYLEEQCLKILETIQASDDNDTEVSMADGGTEEEEDRKARLIKNMLISKHSSEESGYATLANQSLSNSLVEQSPSVSTSFGLSAMSPTKAAVDSLMSIGQTLLQGALQSSAADLHSNNQPLGLSDTKLEAMQVDEASSNQGSPNAEPSTPNGDKSDEKNKEAPGTPTRSSVITSARDLNIGRDENAPDQPPESGQGFLVGPEHSFSQSEKQLSLYSVLPNHKTDSMINMPSSMATALHMPPSLAVSMDFSAYGGLLPQGFIQRELFNKLGELAAGIKNENQSIGVRCSVCGAELPDNDAIEEHRKLHSGMKTYWCELCGKRFLDSLRLRMHLLAHSAGDKAFVCIQCGSQFSKEEALEAHRQTHTGTDMAVFCLLCGKRFQTQMALQQHMEVHAGVRSYICSECNRTFPSHTALKRHLRSHTGDHPYECEFCGSCFRDESTLKGHKRIHTGEKPYECNGCGKRFSLKHQLETHYRVHTGEKPFECKLCHQRSRDYSAMIKHLRTHNGASPYQCTICLEYCPSLSAMQKHMKGHKPEDIPYDWRIEKTYLYLCYV
- the ZBTB16 gene encoding zinc finger and BTB domain-containing protein 16 isoform X2, producing MDLNNMGVIQLQNPNHATGLLHKANQMRLAGTLCDVVIMVDSQEFHAHRTVLACTSKMFEILFHRNSQHYTLDFLSSKTFQQILEYAYTATLQAKVEDLDDLLYAAEILEIEYLEEQCLKILETIQASDDNDTEVSMADGGTEEEEDRKARLIKNMLISKHSSEESGYATLANQSLSNSLVEQSPSVSTSFGLSAMSPTKAAVDSLMSIGQTLLQGALQSSAADLHSNNQPLGLSDTKLEAMQVDEASSNQGSPNAEPSTPNGDKSDEKNKEAPGTPTRSSVITSARDLNIGRDENAPDQPPESGQGFLVGPEHSFSQSEKQLSLYSVLPNHKTDSMINMPSSMATALHMPPSLAVSMDFSAYGGLLPQGFIQRELFNKLGELAAGIKNENQSIGVRCSVCGAELPDNDAIEEHRKLHSGMKTYWSGDKAFVCIQCGSQFSKEEALEAHRQTHTGTDMAVFCLLCGKRFQTQMALQQHMEVHAGVRSYICSECNRTFPSHTALKRHLRSHTGDHPYECEFCGSCFRDESTLKGHKRIHTGEKPYECNGCGKRFSLKHQLETHYRVHTGEKPFECKLCHQRSRDYSAMIKHLRTHNGASPYQCTICLEYCPSLSAMQKHMKGHKPEDIPYDWRIEKTYLYLCYV